TCTTTCGTATAAGCCGACCGTGTCATCGGAATCTCACTTCGCCAGGAAATACATCGCATCGATTAGACGCCCTTGCGGCTGAGCAGGAGGAACAATATGCAGTCTGCAACTCAGCCGCCGTTCTCCGCCGCGGTGATCTGCTACAACGAAGAAAAGCATATTGCCAACAGCCTCGGTTCACTCACCTGGTGCCAACAGGTCGCTCTGGTTGATTCCGGGTCGAACGACCGCACGCTTGAGATTGCCGCCGGATTTCCGAACGTCGAGATTCACACGCGGCCTTTCGATACCTTCATCAAACAGAAGAACTACGCTCTGTCGCTTTGCCGCAATGAATGGATTGTCTCGCTCGATGCCGATGAAGTCCTGACCGACGAGAACATCGCCGAGATCGCCGAGCTTCCGCTCGATGTCGCTGGTTATCGCATTGGCCGCCGCTCGTTCATCGGCGACCAGGAGATTCGCCACGGCACCTGGAGTCCGGATTACCAGCTGCGAATCTTCCGCAAGTCCTGCTCGCAGTGGGGCGGAACGAATCCTCACGAGTCGATTCAGATTCACGGCGAAGTCGGGCGGTTGAAGTCGAGAATGCTGCACTACAGCTACGACGATTTCGATCAGTTCATTGCCCGCAACACGAAGTACATCCACATGATGGTCGACCATCTTGAGCAGACAGGTCGAACGACCAATGCCGCCGAGCCGTACGTTCATTGTGTCGGTAACTTTCTGAAGGCCTACTTTTTGAGAAAAGGGTTCCTCGACGGTGCAGCAGGGCTGTTTCTGGCTCGCCATATCGCCGGAGGATCGTTCCTGAAATACCGACTGCTGGCTGAGCGAACCCGCGAACGGCGAGCCGCCTGAATTTTTTTGTCCCGAGGGAGTGGCGAATGCCGACGATTTTCAAAATTGCAGGAAGCACCGTGCAGTCTCTGAAAGAGAAGATGAAGACTGCCCGCAAGTCAGCTCGTCTCCGCAAGACCATGCGTGATGTCGATCCAGCCGACCTGGCGATCATCGAACGTGTTTCGCCTTTTACGATGCTCAGCCCGGATCGGATCTATGCGTTCATTCAGGCCACGCAGCATGTGACCCATGCCGGAATCCCCGGCGCGATCGTCGAATGCGGCGTCTGGAAGGGCGGGGCGGTCATGTCGTCGTTGCTGGCCATGCGGAATCTCAACCGCAGCGACCGCGACTACTACCTGTACGATACCTTCGAAGGCATGCCGAAACCTTCCGCAGCCGATAAGAAGTTCGATGGTGAATCGCTGGGTCAGGCCTTCGCGGACCGACAGTGCGGCGAAGATTCTTCGGACTGGTGTCGCGGAGAGTTTGGTGAGGTCCACGAGAATGTACTCGGCACCGGATACGATCCGAGTCGAATTCAGTTCATCAAGGGCAAGGTCGAAGACACGATTCCGGAAACGCTGCCGCAGCAGATTGCCGTTCTTCGGCTTGACACCGACTGGTACGAATCGACGCGGCACGAACTGGAACATCTCTATCCACTGCTCGCTCCGGGCGGTGTGTTGATCATCGACGACTACGGACATTGGCAGGGTGCTCGACAGGCGGTCGATGAATATTTCGCCGCTCACTCGATTCCTATGCTGTTGCACCGGACGGACTACACCGGCCGCATCGGGATCAAGGCGGCTTAGGGCAGGAAAATCGAGTGCCATGCAGGCAGCGTGGAAGTCATTGAGACATCGGGATACGGCCGCGGTGATCTCACACGGATTGATAAGCTGAAATTTAGCACCATGCCGCGCGAAAGCGTGGGTATGGCACCCGGCGGAACTACGACACACGGTTCGACATCGATTTTGAAAGGACTCAAGCCGATGCGACGATGCTCGGAAACACTGGAAGCGGAAATGACGCCTGGCGAACAGGAGTTTCTGCGGAACCTCGTGCGGAACGAGAACTTTACCGGCTCGCACCTGGAGATCGGCACAGCCGCCGGCGGGACGCTCTGTCGGATGATGCAGTGCTTCTCAGACGAAGCCCGCCCGCGATTCGTGGTCGTCGACCGGATGACCTACTTCCCGAATCAGCAGGGGATTGTCCACGAGAATCTTCGGAATCACGGCCTGAATCCGGAGACGGTCGATTTTCGGACCGCGACCAGCAGCGAAGCCTTCCAGACTGCAAGCCGGCAGGAAGATCGTTTCGACTTCATGCTCGTCGATGCGTCGCACAAGATCCGAGCCGTCATGTCCGACCTGAAATGGACCCGACTGCTCAACGTGGGTGGAGTCGCCTGTTTTCATGATTATTCCGACAAGTTTCCCGGCGTGAAACTGTCGATCGACCGCTTCCTCGCGCAGCATTCGAACTACGAGAAGATCGGGCATGTCGATTCTCTTCTCGCGATTCGGAAGAAGGCCGCCTCATCGACCGCGGAAGTCTCATTCAACGACAGTGCCTATAGCGTGTTGATGTTCGTTCCCCTGGAAGTCGACCGTAAGATCAAAAAATGGAAAACGCGTCAGCGCAAGGCAGCCTGAACGTCGGGCCGAACGCGGTTCCATCGGTCTCGTCCTCCTCAATCGCCGCCAGATCGCAATCTGAGACGAGTGATTCCGGTCGCCTTCTGCGCCTCGATTCCGCACGACGGTCGTCTGCGGCGCGAACGCTGCGGGTGGCCCTCATTCGGCAGCAGTTCCGACTCGATGGAGGTGGCGAACGGATCGTCGCCCAGATGGCGCGCGTGCTGCATGACCACGGTCACGATGTCACTCTCATTGCTCGCAAGTGGTCCGGGGCGGCTGGATCGGTCCTGAAATGCGATCCACCAAAGTGGACCCGCGTCCAGCGGGAACGACGTTTCGCTGAAGAAGCGATGCAGATCGCTCAACGGCAGAAGTTCGATCTGGTTCAGAGTCACGAACGTATTCCCGGCTGCCAGGTGTACCGGGCCGGCGACGGAGTGCATGCCAGCTGGCTTGAGCAGCGATCTCGGACGTTGTCCGGCTGGCGTCGCCGATTGCTACTGCGAAATAACTATCATCGTTACGTTATGCGTGCCGAGCGTCAGATGTTCGAGCATCCGAAACTCACCACAGTCATCTGCAACGCGAGAATGATTGCCGATGAGATCGTGGAGCGGTTCGAAATTGATCCGGCAAAACTGCAGGTCATCTACAACGGCGTCGATACCGATCGCTTTCATCCGGAACTGAAGTCTCATCGACAGCAGATCCGTGAGCAGTATCAGATCGAACCGGATTCCCCGCTGGCGGTCTTTGTTGGCTCAGGATGGGAACGCAAAGGGCTCGCCGTGCTGCTGAAAGCGATGCGCCAGGTTCCGGCAATGAACCTGATCGTCGTCGGGCGGGACAAGTCTCATCGGCAGTTCGAGAAGCAGGCGGAACAGTGCGGTATTGCTGCTCGCATTCGGTTTGCCGGCGTGCAGCCAGATGTGGCTCCCTATTACGGAGCAGCTGATCTGTTTGTTCTGCCAACACTCTACGATCCATTTCCTAATGCCGTGCTCGAAGCAATGGCCAGCGGGTTGCCGGTCCTTACCACGGACACCTGCGGCGGAGCCGAGTTTATCCGGGATGGAAACAGCGGCTACGTGCGGGATGCTCTCGATACGGACGGCTGGATCGACGCATTGCAGGCCTGCTGCGATTACGATCGCACTCAACAGATGGGGCGCGAATCCCGACGGATCGTCGAGCCGCACACAAGTCTAGCGATGCAACAGCAGTTGACTTCGCTCTATGAACGACTCTTGCAGGAAGCAAAATCATGACCGGTCGTCGCCTGAGAATCGTCCACACGGAAAGCTCTTGTGGCTGGGGTGGGCAGGAAGTTCGCATTCTGACCGAATCGCAGGGGATGCTCCGTCGCGGACACGATGTGCATCTTGTCTGCTGTCCGGAATCGATGATTGCCGAGAAGGCCGCCGATTATGACGTCCCGGTCACGACGCTGCCGATCCGCAAGCGAAACTTTCAGGGGCTGACGGCCGCTCGGATGTGGCTGACGCGAATCGAAGTCGACGTGATCAACACGCACAGTTCTTCCGACAGCTGGCTGTTTACTCTGGCCAGCCGGTCGCTGCTGCGACGCCCCCGCATTGTTCGCACGCGTCATATCGGAGCTCCGGTGAAGGCGAATCCGGGTTCGAACTGGATCTACGCCAATGGAGCCGATCATGTTGTCACGTGCGGGAACAATATGCGAAAGGCTTTGATCGATCGCAATGGTGTCTCGCCGGTTCGCTCAACTTCGATTCCGACCGGCATCGATCTGGAACGGTTCACGCCAGGCGACAAAACAACGGCCCGGGAAGCTCTCGGCCTGCCCGTCGATCGTAAGATCGTCGGAATCGTTGCCGCTCTCCGACGGGAGAAGGGGCATCAGTACCTGTGTGAAGCAACGCGGATGCTCGATCGCAAGGATTTCGACCTGCTGATTGTCGGGGACGGTTTGTCGAAAGATCTGCTCGACAAGTGGATCAGCGAGAACGGTCTGCAGGAACGGGTTCATCTGGCCGGAAACCAGAAGGATGTCGTGCCTTTTCTTTCGGCAATGGACATTTTTGTACTGCCATCATGGGGCATCGAAGGGGTGCCACAGAGTATCATGCAGGCCATGAGTTGCCGCCTCCCGGTCATTTCGACGACCGTAGGAAGTATCGAACAGGCGGTTCTGGATGGCAAAACCGGCCGACTCGTGCCGCCTCGCGATGCCCGAGCCCTGTCCGATGCCATGCAGTTCCTGCTCGATGACGAGCGTGTCTGTCAGCAGTATGCCGAAGCGGGGCGACAACGAGCAATTGAGGAGTTCAGCATCGATCGGATGCTCGATCGCATGGAGGCTGTGTTTCAAGACGTGATCCCGGTCCGGCGACAAGCGGCGTAGTTTTCGATCACTGAGGTGCCAGCAGGTGCGGGTGTCACCCTGGTCCCGGCAGTGACGATGCGCACTGGCTCGTGCCGGACGTATTCCGGAAAGCAAAGACCATGACCACAGCCTGGAAGCCGGATGGCTATCATTCCGTCACGCCCTATCTGGTGATTAAAAATGCTTCAGCGGCGATCGAATTCTATAAAAAGGCGTTCGCGGCGACCGATGTTCTGAAGCTCGAATCGGACGGCAAGATCGCCCATGCGGAGATCCAGATCGGCGATTCTCGCGTGATGCTCGCCGATGAGCATCCGGAGATGGGGGTTGTCGGCCCGAATCCAGAGCAGGGGACCTCGTATTCGCTGATGATTTACGTCCCGAACGTGGACGAAGTGTTTGAGACCGCTGTCGCGGCCGGAGCGGAGGCGACGCGAACCGTCACCGACATGTTCTACGGCGACCGCTCCGGCACATTGACCGATCCATTCGGCCATGTCTGGACGGTCTCGACGCATCAGGAAGACCTCTCTCAGGAAGAAGTCGATCGCCGATTTCTGGCGATGCAGAATGGTCTTTCTGGCGAGATTGTCTGAGCGAGAAGGTCTGGACGCGATTCGCGGACCTCGCCTATACTCCGCCGCCTGCCGGACCGGGACGGTCCAGGCAGATTTCATCATGAACTGTCATCGCACGGAAGCGGGATCTCATGTCGATTATTGAGGGTTTTGTAAAGGTCTGGCCATATCTCCGCCGTTATCGGGGACAGATCGGAATGTCGGTCGTCTTCGCCGTGCTCGTCGGGATCCTCTGGGGCGCCAATCTTTCCGTAATCTATCCCGTGACCACCGTCCTGATGGAAGGCAATCTGCAGGACTACGTCGAAGGGCAACTCACCGAGTTGCAGGACCAGACGGTTGTCACGGAGACTCAGATCTCCGCAATCGATGACGAACTCTCCACCGGGTCCCTCTCGGAACTGGAGAAGGTCCGTCGACTCGAAACCAGAGCCGAACATCAGGAACGAATAGCGAGGGCGACCAGAAGCATTCACTGGCTGAACTGGTCCAAGGCCCACCTGTTACCGTGGGTTCCGAAGGATCAGTTCAATACGGTCGCTCTGTTATTCGGACTGCTCGTGCTCGCCACGGCTCTCAAAGGACTCTGCATCTTTGCGCAGAATATGCTTGTCGGCAGCGTGGTCGAAAAAACGACCATCGACATGCGAAAGGCCTGCTTCCGCAAATGTCTGTCCCTTGATTACCAGACGTTGTCGCTCGAAGGCACTCCGACTTTAATGTCGCGGTTCACCTTCGACCTGCAGGAATTGTCTTACGGTCTGTCTCTTGTCGGCGGACGCATGGCTCGTGAGCCGGTGAAGGCGATTGCCTGTATGGGAGCCGCGTTCTTCGTGAACTGGCGTCTCACTCTGCTGTCGATGCTGTTCGTTCCGGTCGCCGCCTACATGTTCATGCGGTTTGGCAAGATGCTCAAGAAAGCCAGCCATCGAATGATGGACAGCATGTCTCGCATCTATCAGGTTCTCGAAGAAACCTTGAACTCAATGCGCGTCGTGATCGCCTTTGGAAACGGTCGACGCCATCGTCGGAAGTTCCATCAGGAGAATCAGGTCTACTACGAAAAGGCGATGCGAATTCGTCTGATCGATTCCTTTACGAACCCGATCGTCGAACTGCTCGGCATGGGAGCGATCTTCGTGACCGTTCTGCCGTGCATGTACCTGCTGCTGCGAAAGACGACGACGATCTGGGGAGTCCAACTCGCCGACGAGCCGCCCGATATCCCGACGTTAATGCTGCTTTACACTTTCCTGGTCGGAACAGTCGATCCGGTCCGGAAACTCTCCACGGTGTATTCGAAGCTGAAACGCTCCGTAGTCGCCGCCGATCGTGTGACCACCTTCCTGGCCAGCGATTCCCGCATTCAGGAACCGATTACGCCGCGAGTGATGCCCCGACATACCAAAGAAATCGAGTTTCAAAACATTCGATTCGCCTACGCCAGCAAGGAAGACTCGAATCGTCCGGACGCCCTGGCCGATGTTTCGCTACGGATCGAGTTCGGCGAGAAGATTGTGGTGGTCGGCAGCAACGGGTCCGGCAAGTCCACCCTGGTGAACCTGCTCCCGCGCTACTACGATCCGTATCGCGGCCGCATTCTGGTCGACGGCGTCGATATCCGCGAGGTTCCCCTGCGGGCGCTGCGAAGCCAGCTCGGCGTCGTAACTCAGGACACGTTCCTGTTCAACGATACGATCTACGAGAATATTCGTTATGGCAACGTTGAAGCGACACGGCAGGAGGTCGAAGAGGCTGCCCGACAGGCTGGCGTGACGCAGTTCATTGAACAGTTGCCCCAGGGCTTCGAAACGATGATTGGCGAAAAGGGCGCAGGTCTTTCCGGCGGTCAGCGACAGCGGATTTCGCTGGCTCGCGCATTGATCCGCAAGCCGTCGATTTTGATCCTCGATGAAGCGACCTCGGCCATCGATTCGCAGAGTGAGTATCACATTCAACAGGCGCTGAAGAATCTTTCCTTTGAATGCACGACGTTTATTGTCACCCATGCAGTCAACCGCTCCCTGCTCGATCTGGTTTCCCGGATTGCCGTGATGCACGAAGGAAAACTCGTTGCCTGTGGTCGACACGATCAGTTGCTCGAGACCTGTCCGATCTATCAGGATCTGTTCCACGCCCAGGTTCGTCAGAAGGCTGCTTAGAGCATTTTCGTGCTTCGCCTGCAGTCGCATGGGCGCCCATTTCCTGCCCTGCTCAGTTTGCTCCTGCAAACGCCTGCCGGCGAATTTCGAATCTGTTCCAGCCCGTCAAATCGAAGCGACTGAACTGCACGGTCAACCGTGATCGTGCAGCGCTGGACACGACGGCTGGATTCTCGCCGGCAGCCAGTCGGAACGGTTCGCTTTGCCGATCCCAGCTGTTACAGTGGGCTGCTTCCGCACGACCTGTTCCCCCGCTGAAACGGCCTCATGTCCCTTCCGTATCTAATCCAGCTCGCACAGACGATTCAGTCAGGACTCTCGAAGTATCCCCCCGATCGCTGGGACCGGCATCGTGAGTTTTTGCTGGCTCAGCAATGCTCGGACGGTGGCTTCCGTGGACGCGAAGGAGACAGCGATCTGTATTACACCGGCTTCGCCGTCCGGGCGCTGACACTGATTGACGGCCTGACAGCCGAACTGCTCCTGCAACTGGACGGTTACCTTCGCACAGAGATCGACCGCACATACAGCCCCGTCGATGTCCTCAACTGGATCGCGTGTGCCGTGGCCGTGGAAATGGCCGGCGGTCCTGCGCTGCTCTCCGACGACGTCAAAACCAGGGACTGGCTCGAACGGGTCTTCGCGGATCTCGATCAGCTGCGATGTGAAGACGGAGGTTACGCCAAGGGGCCGGAGGGAAAACTCGGCTCGACCTATCAGACATTTCTAGTCGTGATGACGCACGATCTTCTGGCGCGGCCGATTGAGAATCAGCAGGCCATCGTTGACTTCATGTTCGATCGCCAGCGAGACGACGGCGGCTTCGTTGAGATCGCACCGATGAAGCGCAGCGGAACCAATCCGACCGCGGCAGCCGTGGCGACACTCAAGCTGTTCAATGCCGTCGATTCGGCTCTGATTGCCGATGTCCGCGACTTCCTCAAGGATGTCGAACAGGACGACGGCGGCATCGCCGCCAACACGCGGATTCCGTTCGGCGATGTCCTTTCAACATTCACCGCCCTGGTCGCCAAACGCGACCTCAATCTCGACCCGGGCGGGCTGCTGTTTTCTGCTCAGGATTTCGTCAAGCAGGGACTCGAGTTTCCAACCGGTGGATTCCGAGCCGCCCTCTGGGACGAACAGGCCGATGTCGAGTACACCTACTATGCTCTCGGCGTCCTCGGTCTGACGGCGGCTATTCAGCAGTAGAAAATGGCTGGTAGCACGGCATCCCACGCAAATGCTTCAGATTGGGAGTTTGCTTAGCCCTGTTCTGGCAACGTGGCGGCGATGGTACAGAGGCCGTTGCTTTCTTCTTCCCGATCGACGGCGAACTTGTAGGCGATCAACGTGGCACGGATATCAGCGAGCGAAAGACGCAGCTTGTTGTAGCTCGATTTTTGCAGGTCCCACCCCTCGGCGGTTTTGCTCAGAATCATGTCGTGCACGCTGACACGAGTGGGCAGATACTCCAGGAACGTCAGCATCAGTTTTTCCTCTTC
The sequence above is a segment of the Rubinisphaera margarita genome. Coding sequences within it:
- a CDS encoding glycosyltransferase family 2 protein — protein: MQSATQPPFSAAVICYNEEKHIANSLGSLTWCQQVALVDSGSNDRTLEIAAGFPNVEIHTRPFDTFIKQKNYALSLCRNEWIVSLDADEVLTDENIAEIAELPLDVAGYRIGRRSFIGDQEIRHGTWSPDYQLRIFRKSCSQWGGTNPHESIQIHGEVGRLKSRMLHYSYDDFDQFIARNTKYIHMMVDHLEQTGRTTNAAEPYVHCVGNFLKAYFLRKGFLDGAAGLFLARHIAGGSFLKYRLLAERTRERRAA
- a CDS encoding TylF/MycF/NovP-related O-methyltransferase — encoded protein: MPTIFKIAGSTVQSLKEKMKTARKSARLRKTMRDVDPADLAIIERVSPFTMLSPDRIYAFIQATQHVTHAGIPGAIVECGVWKGGAVMSSLLAMRNLNRSDRDYYLYDTFEGMPKPSAADKKFDGESLGQAFADRQCGEDSSDWCRGEFGEVHENVLGTGYDPSRIQFIKGKVEDTIPETLPQQIAVLRLDTDWYESTRHELEHLYPLLAPGGVLIIDDYGHWQGARQAVDEYFAAHSIPMLLHRTDYTGRIGIKAA
- a CDS encoding class I SAM-dependent methyltransferase; translated protein: MRRCSETLEAEMTPGEQEFLRNLVRNENFTGSHLEIGTAAGGTLCRMMQCFSDEARPRFVVVDRMTYFPNQQGIVHENLRNHGLNPETVDFRTATSSEAFQTASRQEDRFDFMLVDASHKIRAVMSDLKWTRLLNVGGVACFHDYSDKFPGVKLSIDRFLAQHSNYEKIGHVDSLLAIRKKAASSTAEVSFNDSAYSVLMFVPLEVDRKIKKWKTRQRKAA
- a CDS encoding glycosyltransferase family 4 protein, producing MALIRQQFRLDGGGERIVAQMARVLHDHGHDVTLIARKWSGAAGSVLKCDPPKWTRVQRERRFAEEAMQIAQRQKFDLVQSHERIPGCQVYRAGDGVHASWLEQRSRTLSGWRRRLLLRNNYHRYVMRAERQMFEHPKLTTVICNARMIADEIVERFEIDPAKLQVIYNGVDTDRFHPELKSHRQQIREQYQIEPDSPLAVFVGSGWERKGLAVLLKAMRQVPAMNLIVVGRDKSHRQFEKQAEQCGIAARIRFAGVQPDVAPYYGAADLFVLPTLYDPFPNAVLEAMASGLPVLTTDTCGGAEFIRDGNSGYVRDALDTDGWIDALQACCDYDRTQQMGRESRRIVEPHTSLAMQQQLTSLYERLLQEAKS
- a CDS encoding glycosyltransferase family 4 protein, translating into MTGRRLRIVHTESSCGWGGQEVRILTESQGMLRRGHDVHLVCCPESMIAEKAADYDVPVTTLPIRKRNFQGLTAARMWLTRIEVDVINTHSSSDSWLFTLASRSLLRRPRIVRTRHIGAPVKANPGSNWIYANGADHVVTCGNNMRKALIDRNGVSPVRSTSIPTGIDLERFTPGDKTTAREALGLPVDRKIVGIVAALRREKGHQYLCEATRMLDRKDFDLLIVGDGLSKDLLDKWISENGLQERVHLAGNQKDVVPFLSAMDIFVLPSWGIEGVPQSIMQAMSCRLPVISTTVGSIEQAVLDGKTGRLVPPRDARALSDAMQFLLDDERVCQQYAEAGRQRAIEEFSIDRMLDRMEAVFQDVIPVRRQAA
- a CDS encoding VOC family protein, whose protein sequence is MTTAWKPDGYHSVTPYLVIKNASAAIEFYKKAFAATDVLKLESDGKIAHAEIQIGDSRVMLADEHPEMGVVGPNPEQGTSYSLMIYVPNVDEVFETAVAAGAEATRTVTDMFYGDRSGTLTDPFGHVWTVSTHQEDLSQEEVDRRFLAMQNGLSGEIV
- a CDS encoding ABC transporter ATP-binding protein translates to MSIIEGFVKVWPYLRRYRGQIGMSVVFAVLVGILWGANLSVIYPVTTVLMEGNLQDYVEGQLTELQDQTVVTETQISAIDDELSTGSLSELEKVRRLETRAEHQERIARATRSIHWLNWSKAHLLPWVPKDQFNTVALLFGLLVLATALKGLCIFAQNMLVGSVVEKTTIDMRKACFRKCLSLDYQTLSLEGTPTLMSRFTFDLQELSYGLSLVGGRMAREPVKAIACMGAAFFVNWRLTLLSMLFVPVAAYMFMRFGKMLKKASHRMMDSMSRIYQVLEETLNSMRVVIAFGNGRRHRRKFHQENQVYYEKAMRIRLIDSFTNPIVELLGMGAIFVTVLPCMYLLLRKTTTIWGVQLADEPPDIPTLMLLYTFLVGTVDPVRKLSTVYSKLKRSVVAADRVTTFLASDSRIQEPITPRVMPRHTKEIEFQNIRFAYASKEDSNRPDALADVSLRIEFGEKIVVVGSNGSGKSTLVNLLPRYYDPYRGRILVDGVDIREVPLRALRSQLGVVTQDTFLFNDTIYENIRYGNVEATRQEVEEAARQAGVTQFIEQLPQGFETMIGEKGAGLSGGQRQRISLARALIRKPSILILDEATSAIDSQSEYHIQQALKNLSFECTTFIVTHAVNRSLLDLVSRIAVMHEGKLVACGRHDQLLETCPIYQDLFHAQVRQKAA
- a CDS encoding prenyltransferase/squalene oxidase repeat-containing protein, producing MSLPYLIQLAQTIQSGLSKYPPDRWDRHREFLLAQQCSDGGFRGREGDSDLYYTGFAVRALTLIDGLTAELLLQLDGYLRTEIDRTYSPVDVLNWIACAVAVEMAGGPALLSDDVKTRDWLERVFADLDQLRCEDGGYAKGPEGKLGSTYQTFLVVMTHDLLARPIENQQAIVDFMFDRQRDDGGFVEIAPMKRSGTNPTAAAVATLKLFNAVDSALIADVRDFLKDVEQDDGGIAANTRIPFGDVLSTFTALVAKRDLNLDPGGLLFSAQDFVKQGLEFPTGGFRAALWDEQADVEYTYYALGVLGLTAAIQQ